The DNA sequence CGTACCCCACAGGTTGCCCACGCCGCCGAACACGACGACGATGAAGGAATCGATGATGTACGCCTGGCCGAGGTTCGGCCCCACGTTCGTGAGCTGGCTGAGCGCGACGCCGGCGATCCCGGCAATCCCGGAGCCCAAACCGAAGGTCATGGCATCCACCCACTCGGTGCGGATCCCCACGGCCTTGGCCATGGCCCGATTCTGCGCCACCGCCCGCACCTGCAAGCCGAGCCGGGTGTGTTTCAGGAGCGCTACCAGCGCGAGAAACACCAGCAGGCCGAAGAGCGTGATGTACAACCGGTTGTAAGTCAGCGAGAGGGCGTCGTTGATCTCCAGCGAGCCGCTCATCCAAGCGGGCGTGGAGACCGATCGGTTCAGCGGCGAAAAGATGCTGCG is a window from the Pseudomonadota bacterium genome containing:
- a CDS encoding branched-chain amino acid ABC transporter permease, which produces RSIFSPLNRSVSTPAWMSGSLEINDALSLTYNRLYITLFGLLVFLALVALLKHTRLGLQVRAVAQNRAMAKAVGIRTEWVDAMTFGLGSGIAGIAGVALSQLTNVGPNLGQAYIIDSFIVVVFGGVGNLWGTLVGGVSLGIVNKFLEPYAGAVLAKILVLVFIIIYIQKRPRGMFPQKGRAAEG